Proteins encoded in a region of the Mycoplasma feriruminatoris genome:
- a CDS encoding aromatic motif membrane protein — MKKLLISFSSIFAFLTVSCSTNAPINSNTTVNTNDNKLYKNKYVDQLLNLYLSDSKLKDSYINDQENVPDSRFSELKYGLTFYPIFIHRSLDYYVGQHYRVVIQKSKNALEQTLRNDWYWVLDNITQFKYNFNPYGDLYNEFDKDEDLFKQVEKDLGSLISSVKNKNVQKIIRVNLDKTINERIKDTYTKKEALYLIFDNNKAIKIFKYENNGKTEFLMTTDLFVFKDPNNLETQIEQLENTILDKRKNEYENTLKTIEKNIESAKKRKEQYQKEIKELEEKIKNNNNNGVVNVAPPVMAFAFTFGKSDSNSTPTRVEKKEPTLDDLKKELEKKQKWLQQSESSINELSKKIENLPKKNNATEFLKFHATDQYNERLKESLNDINKGGWKIARFSMRGIYEQE, encoded by the coding sequence ATGAAAAAGTTATTAATTAGTTTTTCAAGTATTTTTGCTTTTTTAACAGTTTCTTGTTCTACTAATGCACCTATTAATTCCAATACAACTGTTAATACAAATGACAATAAGTTATATAAAAATAAATATGTTGATCAGTTATTAAATCTTTATTTAAGTGATTCTAAACTAAAAGATTCTTATATTAATGATCAAGAAAATGTTCCTGATTCTAGATTTAGTGAATTAAAATATGGTCTTACTTTTTATCCAATATTTATTCATAGAAGTTTAGATTATTATGTTGGCCAACATTATAGAGTAGTTATTCAAAAGTCTAAAAATGCATTAGAACAAACTTTAAGAAATGATTGATATTGAGTTTTAGATAATATTACACAATTTAAATATAACTTTAATCCTTATGGAGATCTTTATAATGAATTTGATAAAGATGAAGATTTATTTAAACAAGTAGAAAAAGATTTAGGTTCATTAATTTCTAGTGTTAAAAATAAAAATGTTCAAAAAATTATAAGAGTAAATTTAGATAAAACAATTAATGAAAGAATCAAAGATACTTATACAAAAAAAGAAGCTTTATATTTAATATTTGATAATAATAAAGCTATTAAAATTTTTAAATATGAAAATAATGGTAAGACAGAATTCTTAATGACAACTGATTTATTTGTTTTTAAAGACCCTAATAATTTAGAAACACAAATTGAGCAATTAGAAAACACTATTTTAGATAAAAGAAAAAACGAATATGAGAATACACTAAAGACTATAGAAAAAAATATAGAAAGTGCAAAAAAACGTAAAGAGCAATATCAAAAAGAAATTAAAGAATTAGAAGAAAAAATTAAAAATAATAACAATAATGGGGTTGTAAATGTTGCACCACCAGTTATGGCTTTTGCATTTACTTTTGGAAAGTCAGATTCTAATTCAACACCTACAAGAGTCGAAAAAAAAGAACCTACATTAGATGATCTTAAAAAAGAACTTGAAAAAAAACAAAAGTGGTTACAACAATCAGAATCATCAATTAATGAGCTTTCAAAAAAAATTGAAAATCTTCCTAAAAAAAATAATGCTACTGAGTTTTTAAAATTTCATGCAACAGACCAATATAATGAGCGTTTAAAAGAGTCATTAAATGATATTAACAAAGGCGGTTGAAAAATAGCCAGATTTAGTATGAGAGGTATTTATGAACAAGAATAA